A genomic region of Anopheles merus strain MAF unplaced genomic scaffold, AmerM5.1 LNR4000021, whole genome shotgun sequence contains the following coding sequences:
- the LOC121601049 gene encoding uncharacterized protein LOC121601049 — translation MQAPYAASDASQKIVSGTYSSQPAFCNHNSCIIILARMTIGEIRPSGSNMRATLDRMDRFVGMDTSLDIADSKDKTSCSGSHETPRAFTVSCGKNCRADCVPI, via the exons ATGCAGGCTCCATATGCTGCTTCCGATGCATCACAGAAG ATAGTATCTGGAACATACTCGTCCCAACCAGCTTTCTGCAACCATAAttcctgcatcatcatcttggCCCGAATGACAATCGGGGAGATCAGGCCCAGCGGATCGAACATGCGAGCTACGTTAGATAGAATGGATCGCTTTGTCGGAATGGACACATCACTGGATATTGCGGATTCGAAAGATAAAACGTCATGCTCTGGCTCCCATGAAACACCAAGAGCCTTTACCGTCTCGTGTGGTAAGAATTGCCGCGCTGACTGTGTGCCGATTTGA